A region from the Medicago truncatula cultivar Jemalong A17 chromosome 6, MtrunA17r5.0-ANR, whole genome shotgun sequence genome encodes:
- the LOC120580930 gene encoding uncharacterized protein yields MLTKARKKGRPKWISVDAWTGLETYWKTNPNFLKSSNQNKANRASTKGGAVHTSGRKAHIDVALELSNNLQRDLDPDELFLYTHKRKTGEWVDSRSKATYESFKKKVSTVQAQIDETTGDGVQEVDGGTKLRLWTESAGGRTRGRVYGTADLSVNLRRGCTSFTQKSRDHHGSMYEMSLEAERAARVRAEEKAAIAEKKADDALAQSQMAIDLNKQMMIEIAEFKKFVMERDRRSGNGSCSATQPLSHPHYDDNLDDHSLHSDS; encoded by the exons ATGCTTACAAAGGCAAGGAAGAAAGGGCGGCCTAAATGGATAAGTGTGGATGCTTGGACTGGTCTTGAAACCTATTGGAAAACAAACCCGAATTTTTTGAAATCCTCCAATCAAAATAAGGCCAATCGAGCTTCAACAAAAGGTGGAGCAGTCCACACCTCAGGCCGCAAAGCTCATATTGATGTGGCGCTTGAGCTC TCCAATAATCTTCAAAGGGATTTGGACCCTGATGAATTATTTCTATATACTCACAAGAGGAAGACCGGTGAATGGGTTGATAGTAGATCAAAGGCGACCTAT GAatcatttaaaaagaaagtAAGTACAGTACAAGCCCAAATTGATGAAACAACTGGAGATGGTGTGCAAGAGGTTGATGGAGGAACAAAGCTTAGGTTGTGGACCGAGTCTGCAGGGGGACGTACTCGTGGTCGAGTTTATGGTACAGCAGACTTGTCTGTCAACCTTCGGCGTGGGTGCACGTCATTTACTCAAAAATCTCGAGATCATCATGGTTCCATGTATGAGATGTCTTTGGAGGCGGAGAGGGCAGCTAGAGTTAGAGCTGAGGAGAAGGCTGCTATAGCTGAAAAGAAGGCTGATGATGCATTAGCTCAATCTCAAATGGCTATAGACCTAAACAAGCAAATGATGATTGAAATAgctgaatttaaaaaatttgttatggAGCGCGACCGTCGTTCGGGTAACGGATCATGTAGTGCCACCCAGCCTCTTTCACATCCTCATTATGATGACAACTTGGATGACCACTCATTGCATAGTGACTCTTGA
- the LOC120576064 gene encoding uncharacterized protein: MDRSWMYNRVNANRHGLKKKYVCGVQKFVKRALKQPICISEGGIRCPCTKCKCTKISTPVNVRLHLYQNGFQPEYWIWTEHGEVKPIVDESGGLGSNDHVHHDDQFDVMDQMLYDAFRLYEDVPHANANIGNEILAEGELPNTNAKQFYDKLISFNKPIYEGATESKLSISVKLLSIMANWHVPQKGIDFFAQMLKNVCPVKKCFPENCYQATQLVSKLGLKVEKIDCCKKGCMLYYKDDSKLSECKFCSAPRFFPRRIGMGKYKDVPAKRMFYFPIIPRLQRLYASTGSASEMRWHKENKNNSNLLRHPSDGKAWKHFDEVYPEFAREPRNVRLGLCSDGFTPYIQASAGPYSCWPIVVTPYNLPPEMCMTKPYLFLACLVPGPNNPKEKLDVYLQPLIDDLQQLWSNGILTYDISTKQNFIMKACLMWTINDFPAYGMLSGWGTQGRLACPHCMGDTKAFYLKNGGKNTWFGCNRRFLAPDHPFRKSKRSFTKNEDEKKGPPHISTGQEIWEAVSIFPKVTEVGWEKKLKELNDSNKDYKYGVHHNWRKRSIFWDLPYWKDNLLRHNLDVMHIEKNFFDNIFYTVMNITGKTKDNEKARKDMAECCFRGDLEMQALSNGKMGKPKAGYTLTKSDAKLVCKWLKELRMPDGYASNLARCADVEKGVVHGMKSHDGHVFMECLIPIAFRSLPDLVWKALTEISQFFKDLCSNTLTMDDLVKLDQNIAIILCKLERFFPPGFFDSMEHLPIHLAYEAMLGGPVHYRWMYPFERFMGVSKRAVTNKARVEGSICTDYVHREIANLLAHYFSSFNLVPTTSLSNNSCSESVVIHPTLSILHNSGRPGGKSGKHYLTDEEWKSAHVHVLINCDEIKPYLERRYLGILVIKLLSIACLNKKELND; this comes from the exons ATGGATCGTTCTTGGATGTACAATAGGGTAAATGCTAATAGGCACGGATTGAAAAAAAAGTATGTTTGTGGTGTTCAAAAATTTGTGAAGAGGGCTTTGAAACAACCGATTTGTATATCTGAAGGAGGGATAAGGTGTCCGTGTACAAAATGCAAGTGTACCAAGATATCTACACCAGTGAATGTTAGACTTCACTTGTACCAGAATGGATTTCAACCAGAATATTGGATTTGGACTGAACACGGAGAAGTGAAACCCATTGTTGATGAGAGTGGTGGTTTGGGTAGTAACGACCATGTGCATCATGACGACCAATTTGATGTGATGGATCAAATGTTGTATGATGCTTTTAGGCTTTACGAAGATGTCCCCCATGCGAATGCTAACATAGGAAATGAGATATTGGCCGAGGGTGAGTTGCCTAATACAAATGCTAAACAGTTTTATGACAAGTTGATATCCTTCAACAAGCCCATCTATGAGGGGGCTACCGAGTCTAAGTTATCCATATCGGTCAAACTTCTGTCAATTATGGCTAACTGGCATGTTCCACAAAAAGGTATAGATTTTTTTGCACAAATGCTTAAAAATGTATGCCCAGTTAAAAAATGCTTTCCCGAGAATTGTTACCAAGCAACACAGCTGGTGTCTAAGTTAGGGCTGAAGGTTGAGAAGATCGATTGCTGTAAGAAAGGTTGTATGTTATATTACAAGGATGATAGTAAGTTATCTGAGTGCAAATTTTGTTCTGCTCCTAGGTTCTTTCCTCGTAGGATTGGTATGGGAAAGTACAAAGATGTCCCAGCGAAGAGAATGTTTTATTTCCCTATCATTCCTAGATTACAAAGATTGTATGCATCAACCGGGTCTGCATCTGAAATGAGATGGcataaggaaaataaaaacaattcaaaCCTTCTTCGCCATCCGTCTGATGGAAAAGCATGGAAACACTTTGATGAAGTATATCCTGAATTTGCTAGGGAACCAAGAAATGTAAGGTTAGGTTTGTGTTCAGATGGATTTACTCCTTACATTCAAGCGTCTGCTGGTCCGTATTCATGTTGGCCGATAGTAGTTACCCCTTACAATCTTCCCCCTGAAATGTGCATGACAAAACCATACTTGTTTTTGGCTTGTCTCGTACCTGGACCTAACAACCCCAAAGAAAAGTTGGACGTCTACTTGCAAccattgattgatgatttacaGCAATTGTGGTCCAACGGAATTTTGACCTATGACATATCCACTAAACAAAACTTCATAATGAAAGCGTGCTTAATGTGGACAATTAATGATTTTCCGGCCTATGGTATGTTATCTGGATGGGGAACACAAGGTAGGTTGGCATGCCCTCATTGCATGGGAGACACAAAAGCTTTCTACTTGAAAAATGGCGGCAAGAATACTTGGTTTGGTTGTAATCGTCGTTTCTTGGCACCTGATCACCCTTTCAGAAAAAGTAAAAGAAGTTTtacaaaaaatgaagatgagaaAAAAGGTCCACCTCACATTTCCACAGGGCAAGAGATATGGGAGGCAGTAAGTATCTTTCCAAAAGTGACCGAAGTTGGTTGGGAGAAAAAGCTGAAAGAGTTGAATGATTCTAACAAAGATTATAAGTATGGAGTTCATCATAATTGGAGAAAACGGAGTATTTTTTGGGACCTTCCATATTGGAAGGACAACTTGTTAAGGCACAACCTCGATGTGATGCACATAGAGAAAAATTTCTTCGATAATATATTTTACACTGTCATGAATATTACGGGCAAAACAAAGGATAATGAAAAGGCGAGAAAAGACATGGCTGAATGCTGCTTTCGTGGGGACTTGGAGATGCAGGCTTTATCTAATGGAAAGATGGGTAAACCAAAGGCAGGTTACACTTTGACCAAATCTGATGCCAAGCTTGTTTGTAAATGGCTTAAGGAATTGAGAATGCCAGATGGCTACGCTTCAAACCTTGCAAGGTGTGCCGATGTCGAAAAGGGTGTAGTGCATGGGATGAAGAGCCACGACGGTCATGTTTTCATGGAGTGTTTAATCCCAATTGCATTTCGTTCCTTACCAGATTTGGTTTGGAAAGCATTAACGGAGATAAGTCAATTCTTCAAGGATCTTTGTTCCAATACATTGACGATGGACGACTTGGTTAAGCTGGATCAGAACATTGCAATTATCCTATGCAAGTTAGAAAGGTTTTTTCCACCAGGTTTCTTTGACTCAATGGAGCATCTTCCAATCCATCTTGCCTATGAAGCAATGCTAGGTGGTCCTGTGCATTACCGGTGGATGTATCCATTTGAAAG ATTTATGGGAGTCTCAAAGCGGGCAGTGACAAATAAGGCTAGGGTTGAAGGTTCCATATGCACTGATTATGTACACCGCGAGATAGCTAATTTGTTAGCTCATTATTTTAGCTCATTCAATTTGGTGCCAACCACAAGTTTAAGTAACAATTCTTGTTCAGAAAGTGTTGTTATCCATCCTACATTATCCATCCTACACAACAGTGGTCGACCCGGTGGAAAGTCTGGAAAACATTATCTGACTGATGAAGAATGGAAGTCTGCTCATGTACATGTCTTGATTAACTGTGATGAGATTAAACCATATCTTGA GAGAAGGTATCTTGGGATCCTTGTGATCAAGCTTTTGTCTATCGCGTGTTTGAACAAAAAGGAGCTAAACGACTAA